The nucleotide sequence TAATCATCATCAGAGGCAGCACCTTCGACATTCAAACGTAGATATGCCTTGCTGTGTTCTGCCAGACTGTCAATAACTCCGGGAATCTCCCTCGGTATCCCGGCACCAACTATCACATAATCCACGCCGGCAAGCATAGCTCCGTAGAGGACATAAAGATTCGGCATCCGGATTTTTTCCAGCACATTGATTCCAACAATACCGTCATGCCCTTCTTTTGCCAGATAAACCTCCACATAGCTGGAAAGTATAGACATTGCTTTCAGTTCCCAGCTGGCATCGATGGTATACATAGGGATATATTTATATCTGTTATCTTTTATTCCGCCTTCCACAAAATATTCATCCATAACATACTTCACAATTTCTTGATTAGGAAACGACTTCATAGCTCTGCGGATGTTGCCCCCGGGATCTCCATTCTGAAGACGCCTTGTAAAAATTGCATCCTGAGCTGTACAAGAAACCACCCCTAAATATCCCAGCTTTGAAACGGATTTTGCAAGTCTCCAATTGGATACACCTGCACCCATGCCGCCTTGAATAATTATTGGATGTGTCATGATTGCTCCTTGAATTTTGTCATGTCAAAAATAATCTTGTTTTTCAATATAGTCAACCTACGATTCCTTAATAAATAAAAATCCGTGTCAATAAAAAAATATTAGGTTCAGAAAAGAAGAAATGGAAAGGAATAAAAAAAGGGGCTGTTTCAGCCCCTTTCCTGTAAATTTATTGATTATTTTTTGTTGGTTTGTCTTTATCAAAAGCAATAAATCTGCTTCCTCTTTCGGAAATCACCTTGAAGGCTACAGTTTCACCCGGCTTTATGTTGGTGTATACATCATAAAACTCATCTGCATTTTCAACTTGTTTTCTGTTGACCCAGACAATAACATTACCGGGTCTTAACCCTGCTTCAAATGCATTGCTCATTCTATCAACTTCTACAACTTTTACACCGCCGGTAATCCCCAGTTTTTCCGCTGCATCTTTGTTTAAAGTGGAAACAGTTATATTTGAATCCGTAGATGTTTTCTCTTTAGAGACTATATTTTGAGTCTCCCTTTCTCCAAGCTTCACTTCAATATTTATTGTTTTACCGTTTCTGAAAATCTTTAGATTTACTGTTTCTCCCGGGGATTTTTGACCGATATAATTCACCAGTTCTTTACTGTCTTCTATCTTTTTCCCGTCGGCAGCCAAAATAATATCACCGGCCTTTACACCCGCTTTGCTGGCAGGATCACCTTCTATAACATCGGCTACAAGAGCCCCTGTCGCCCTCTCCAAACCGAATGTTTTCGCCAGCTTCTCATCCATAGGCTGAAGGGATACACCGAGCCAGCCGCGTCTTACTTCACCTTTCTTCAGCTCCGGCAGTAACTCTTTAAGCATATTTATAGGAATGGCAAATCCTAACCCCTGCCCTGATGGAATTATTGCAGTATTAATCCCCACAACTTCACCATCCACATTGACAAGGGGTCCGCCGCTGTTTCCCGGGTTAATCGAAGCGTCCGTCTGCATAAAATTGTCATAAGGACCTTCGCCCAAAACACGCCCCTTAGCACTCACTATACCTGCTGTAACTGTATATTCGAGACCAAAAGGATTGCCAACTGCCACAACCCAGTCCCCCACGTCGGCTTTGTCAGAGTCACCGAGAGTTAAAGGGTGCAACGTCTCATTTTCAGGATTAATTTTCAACAGAGCCAAATCTGTCAGGGGATCCGTACCAACAATTTCTGCACTGAATTCTTTCCCGTCGGGAAGTTTTACAATAATTTCGTCAGCATTTTCCACCACATGATTATTGGTGACAATCAAACCTTCCTTATCAATAACAAACCCCGAACCGAGAGACTTGGAACGGAAAGGTCTTCTGTGCTCAGGGATATCGGGCATTTTATCACCAAAGAATTTCTTGAAAAATTCATCGTTGAAAAAATCTGACATACCTTTTTGTTCAACTATCTTAGTAGTGCTTATATTTACAACCCCTTTTTTCACCTTCCCGGCAACTTCCGAAAAGGAATCCGGGGCACCGAATGCATGCAGCATGGATATACTTGAAAACAAAAATACCCATACCATCAGAATCTTACTCATTGCTTTCATGTTTTTCCTCCTTATTATTAATATATGTAATCACATCATTCATTATCTTAAATGGAACATAACCTACAACTGTATAAGTATCCCCATCCTGGCTTTTTCTATAAACATAATTACCCATTATCACTTTTTTACTGGTTTTCTTTACTTCAACATTTTTATCAATAAATACGGAAAATTTGTTCAGTCCGTCGCTAAATATCAAATGTTTTGTATTTTTATCAATCCTCTTGCAACCGTAAAGCTCAAACCCTCTGAAATTAAGTGATCTATCACAACCCGCTCCTTTATGCAAAACAGCCGGAGGCCCGGATTCTACGTGGGGCAACTCATCAACATAACCATAAGAAAGCATCAGTTTATTATTCAAATTATAAACCTCTTTTCTGACAACAATGTTGTCATCCGTTACCCAGATTACATGTTTAAACCGATCAGAAAAAGTGGGTGTAAGTTCATAAAGAAGTAGTTTTTTATGAAAAAGTGATACCCCGCGTTTTATACTGACCTGATAATAATTTTTATCCACTGAGGAAATATCAAAATAGTTTTCCCTGATTTTCTGGATAATAAAGTGGGTATGGATTTCAGTATTTTTAAGGCTCTTGAGGATAAAGGATGAGTATGACGAGTTGTCAACGGCAATCTTGAAAAAAAAAACTGCATAGGCAGAAGAACAAACAAAAAGTAAAAACGATAAAACAAAATATTTCATTTGTGAAAATTTACTGAGGTAAGTTCAAATGATCTCTGTTGCTCGGGAGAGGATTTATCCATATGCTCATACACAAACTTTTCCAGGTTGTCAGAGTTATCATTTTTTGCAAAATAATCTGTCCTGGAAAGAGCAGAAAGGGTTACTATAGATGAAAAAACTATTACGACTGCTGCACCGGCCACCACCCTGGATCTTTGAACTGCTTTAAATGCACTTTTCTTTTTATTATTTTTGTTTTCTATTTTAGCCATTATACTGCAGGAAAAGTCCACATTATACGTACCACTGTAACTGTCTTTTATATAGGATTTAAGCATCGATTCATTTTTAAGGGCAGTTTTACATGAAGGGCATGTGCCGATATGCTCAAACAGCTCATTTTCATGCACACTGCTCAATTCATCATCGACATAAAGTGATATAAGTTTACGATACTTTTGACATTTCATTAACAAACCCTTGTTTTATAAGTCTCTGTTTAATATACTGTCTTGCATTGAAAAGTCTTGATCTCACGGTTCCCACAGGAATTTCCAGTATTTCAGCTATTTCCTCATAGCTCATATCCTCTACTTCCCTGAGAATGATAACAACCCTTAATTTTGCAGGCAGTGCATCCACAAAATTTCTGACATACTTCTTCAGCTCATCATTCAGCAAATCCTCTTCAGGCGTTGCTCCGTCGGTTATTCTGTCAAAAAAATCATCGCCTTTGTCTTCATCATCACTGTTTTTGGAAAAAACATCCACCATACGTTTATTTTTTTCAAAAGTAAGAAACGCACAGTTAATAGCAATCCTTTTCAACCACGGGTAAAATTGGTTTTTATTTCTTAATGTGTCGAGTTTTTCAAAAGATTTCATAAATGCTTCCTGCACAATATCCTGAGCAAGATCCGCATCCTTAACAATGTTTATTACTGTAGCGTACAGCTTCCGCTGGTACTTTATAATCATCATTTCAAAAGAATTGGTATCACCAGCTAAAACCTTGTCTATCATCTGAGAATCATTCATTATTTCCTCCGGCCACAATGCTTTGACAGTTCTATTTTAGTTAAGTTCATATATATTTTGCAATAGTAAATATTCTAGCGTCACCCCATTTTTCGCAGACTTATGCCACGAGTAAACTTTTTTTCCTTCTGACAACAGGAATACCATCTATAATTTCTCTTTCCCTATGTTTTTCTAAATAATACGGTATCTTCATATAATACACTATATCTGATTTATATTTTTTATCTCTAAATCTAAAAAGCCTCTTATTATAAGACAATAACATATTCCTGATACCGTCTGATATCCTGTAATGCATAAATGTGCACACTGTCCTATTCTTTGTGTTATATTTCTCACGTCTCGACATTCTCTCAAGTTCCACCGCTAACAATCTGTCTGATTCTATCCGGGATAATAAATTCCAGCAAAAAGAAGCTATACCAAGCATTGTCTTTATAGAATCAAATTTCCTCACAAGACATCTCTCTATGCCCAACTGCTGCTTCATAAATCTGAAACTCTCTTCTACCTTCCATCTTTTGAAATAACTCTTCACCCGGAAAAAGGCTTCCTTGCTCTTTCTTATATGACCCTCGCAAAGAAGATAGACATAATTATCCTTTTCTGCCCCCTTAGCACTTATTACCGTCATAGGACGCCCCTTATAATAACATTTCGCATAACCATAAGAAAAACTATTCTTTTTGTAACGTTTGTTTATGACAGATTTGCACAACTTGGAAACCAGTACGTTCTTGCCTCTGTGAGTTACATGACGGTTACCAACGCTTCTTATTATAAAACTCAGACCCTTTTTATAAAGATATTCCAGTATAACTCCAGCATCATAGCCCCTGTCCATTACAAAAATACCCTTATCTTTGAATTTTTTCTCTATTGTATCCAATAATTTTATTGTCTCATTGTTGGCACTCTTGAAATCAGGGGAAATGCTACTGTGAATATCAAGATAAAGCGGTAACACTCTTTTGCTGGAAAGACTGTAACAAACTGCATGATTCAGAAAATAACCATTATTTATCCGTTTCTTTTTGCTGCTGCCGTCACGAACCTTCGATATGAGTTCAAATGACTTGCCATAATCATGAACCAGATCTCCCTCATCCACTGATATTAGTACTCTCTCATCTTTTATCGTTTCTTCATAACTGCTGTGAATATTATATAAATTTGAAATTTTAAGCAGGGACGAATAGTTCTCTGTATTCCTTTGCAGCCTTTTTAGCGTATGTTTTACTTTGGTCTTTTCACTCAGATAGCCCGATATGGATGTAAGATTTAAGCTGCCTGTTGAAAAACATCCCGGAATCATTTCCAGTAAATATTTTTGCTGAGGCTTTGAAATATGTTCGTTGAGATCGTGCACAATTTTTCTAATTTTTCCCTTCACATTTTCCACGGTTTCACTTATCATAAAATTCCTCCAGGTCGTTGTATTTGTTGCTTTTTTCTCGAAAATAACTATACACGATCCTGGAGGACTTCTCAACTCTAAATACATGTCATACAATATCTTTTATAATAAAATGGGGTGACGCCAGTAAATATTATTCCTCTTTTTTCAACTCATTTAATTGATTTTTCAACTCATTCAGTATTCTCCTCAACTCGGCTTCATGCCCTTTTTCCTGAGCAGCAAGATTTTCAAAAAGCTCTTTTGCCGCTTCATCTGTAGCTTTCTCAGCAGCCGACTTGTAAAACCTCATAGCCTCAATTTCCTTGGGTATACGGAACAATACAACCTCTATCATTTCTTCCAGAGATTTCTTTTTCTGTTTCTTATCCATTTGTTTCCCCCGAATTTTTGCTTAATAAAACTGTTTTTAACTGGGCCATGTTATCTTACCCCCGTTATAAGCTACAAAAGAAAGTGTAGGTATGCATAAAAAGTAACCACCGATGTATATAACTTTTACTATATAGTTCATTAAATACGGAGGCAGATAATATGACCTGATGATAACCAGTGTTAAGGATATCACGATTAAAATTGATGAAAAGACAATTTTATTTTTGAAAACATTTGTCATTGTCATTTCATAGTTCAGCCACCAGCTGATAAACCCTGTAACAACAGCTGGAAAAATAGAAACAGTCCCAACAATTAAAGCATAGTAAGATGCATTTTCAAAGTTTACGTTACCGGTAAAAAGGTACAAAAGGAGCATAAAAGCACCGAAATATAATATACCCATAGGAAAATGAATAAATATTGGGTGAGGATGCAATTTGCTGTAAAGTCTTCTATATTTAGCTTCTTATCTTCCTTTTGTTTGTCCTCTTCAAGATTCCCTACAAACCTGATGTTATCCCTTTCCAGTAAATTTTCCCCATGTGGGGCCATGGAAATAAAATCGGTCATATCCTCCCCGGCTTTGTGCCTGTTCATATGAATGCCGTCTTTCCATAATTTACTTTCGGTTACATCGTAGATTTTATTGTCAAATATAATATAAGCAGGTTTACCGTTTTTGCCGTTATACTCCTTAACCTCACTGCGCTTCACTGTAACCCTCCCGGCGGTAGTAAAAAATCATTTTATCATAACAGAAACCGAAGCAAACTAAAATAGTTTTTTATAT is from Flexistipes sinusarabici DSM 4947 and encodes:
- a CDS encoding DegQ family serine endoprotease, producing the protein MKAMSKILMVWVFLFSSISMLHAFGAPDSFSEVAGKVKKGVVNISTTKIVEQKGMSDFFNDEFFKKFFGDKMPDIPEHRRPFRSKSLGSGFVIDKEGLIVTNNHVVENADEIIVKLPDGKEFSAEIVGTDPLTDLALLKINPENETLHPLTLGDSDKADVGDWVVAVGNPFGLEYTVTAGIVSAKGRVLGEGPYDNFMQTDASINPGNSGGPLVNVDGEVVGINTAIIPSGQGLGFAIPINMLKELLPELKKGEVRRGWLGVSLQPMDEKLAKTFGLERATGALVADVIEGDPASKAGVKAGDIILAADGKKIEDSKELVNYIGQKSPGETVNLKIFRNGKTINIEVKLGERETQNIVSKEKTSTDSNITVSTLNKDAAEKLGITGGVKVVEVDRMSNAFEAGLRPGNVIVWVNRKQVENADEFYDVYTNIKPGETVAFKVISERGSRFIAFDKDKPTKNNQ
- a CDS encoding MucB/RseB C-terminal domain-containing protein, whose translation is MKYFVLSFLLFVCSSAYAVFFFKIAVDNSSYSSFILKSLKNTEIHTHFIIQKIRENYFDISSVDKNYYQVSIKRGVSLFHKKLLLYELTPTFSDRFKHVIWVTDDNIVVRKEVYNLNNKLMLSYGYVDELPHVESGPPAVLHKGAGCDRSLNFRGFELYGCKRIDKNTKHLIFSDGLNKFSVFIDKNVEVKKTSKKVIMGNYVYRKSQDGDTYTVVGYVPFKIMNDVITYINNKEEKHESNE
- a CDS encoding anti-sigma factor family protein, yielding MKCQKYRKLISLYVDDELSSVHENELFEHIGTCPSCKTALKNESMLKSYIKDSYSGTYNVDFSCSIMAKIENKNNKKKSAFKAVQRSRVVAGAAVVIVFSSIVTLSALSRTDYFAKNDNSDNLEKFVYEHMDKSSPEQQRSFELTSVNFHK
- a CDS encoding sigma-70 family RNA polymerase sigma factor, which codes for MNDSQMIDKVLAGDTNSFEMMIIKYQRKLYATVINIVKDADLAQDIVQEAFMKSFEKLDTLRNKNQFYPWLKRIAINCAFLTFEKNKRMVDVFSKNSDDEDKGDDFFDRITDGATPEEDLLNDELKKYVRNFVDALPAKLRVVIILREVEDMSYEEIAEILEIPVGTVRSRLFNARQYIKQRLIKQGFVNEMSKVS
- a CDS encoding transposase — protein: MISETVENVKGKIRKIVHDLNEHISKPQQKYLLEMIPGCFSTGSLNLTSISGYLSEKTKVKHTLKRLQRNTENYSSLLKISNLYNIHSSYEETIKDERVLISVDEGDLVHDYGKSFELISKVRDGSSKKKRINNGYFLNHAVCYSLSSKRVLPLYLDIHSSISPDFKSANNETIKLLDTIEKKFKDKGIFVMDRGYDAGVILEYLYKKGLSFIIRSVGNRHVTHRGKNVLVSKLCKSVINKRYKKNSFSYGYAKCYYKGRPMTVISAKGAEKDNYVYLLCEGHIRKSKEAFFRVKSYFKRWKVEESFRFMKQQLGIERCLVRKFDSIKTMLGIASFCWNLLSRIESDRLLAVELERMSRREKYNTKNRTVCTFMHYRISDGIRNMLLSYNKRLFRFRDKKYKSDIVYYMKIPYYLEKHREREIIDGIPVVRRKKSLLVA
- a CDS encoding ferritin family protein, with product MDKKQKKKSLEEMIEVVLFRIPKEIEAMRFYKSAAEKATDEAAKELFENLAAQEKGHEAELRRILNELKNQLNELKKEE
- a CDS encoding DUF2231 domain-containing protein, which codes for MLLLYLFTGNVNFENASYYALIVGTVSIFPAVVTGFISWWLNYEMTMTNVFKNKIVFSSILIVISLTLVIIRSYYLPPYLMNYIVKVIYIGGYFLCIPTLSFVAYNGGKITWPS
- a CDS encoding cytochrome b5 domain-containing protein yields the protein MKRSEVKEYNGKNGKPAYIIFDNKIYDVTESKLWKDGIHMNRHKAGEDMTDFISMAPHGENLLERDNIRFVGNLEEDKQKEDKKLNIEDFTANCILTQYLFIFLWVYYISVLLCSFCTFLPVT